Proteins from a genomic interval of Watersipora subatra chromosome 10, tzWatSuba1.1, whole genome shotgun sequence:
- the LOC137406974 gene encoding tol-Pal system protein TolA-like — protein sequence MDQQRVMARVVEGAPVTEVMAPTPLKFSVEQRGATWSGGKRKIKVPSSNEPDAKVKGYAAAVAGTSRPTQPNVSLMGAVNDFLSNVTSRGPPGEKVYQERMLQFERRKEETKLRYEREMQAIKEEEQNYEYEFQLSQAIQKSINELLNVRAQFRGSRTPADSSAEGSSGTKEGAHSATPVSPRNSSLPTVMSKVTVAEASASAVSGAEASAEASDAEAPAEASDAEALAKASGAEAEAEANDSEASARLKGEGEGGSEPDEAIASGNDEELHDRLLEDDVEMKGKTDC from the exons ATGGATCAGCAAAGGGTGATGGCCCGAGTAGTGGAAGGAGCTCCAGTGACAGAAGTGATGGCACCAACGCCGCTAAAGTTTTCGGTAGAACAAAG AGGGGCCACATGGTCTGGTGGTAAAAGAAAGATTAAAGTTCCCAGTAGTAATGAGCCTGATGCTAAAGTTAAAGGTTATGCAGCAGCTGTAGCTGGTACTAGTAGGCCTACACAGCCTAATGTGTCTCTAATGGGTGCAGTTAATGATTTTCTGTCAAATGTTACTAGTAGGGGACCACCTGGTGAGAAGGTCTATCAGGAGAGAATGTTACAGTTTGAGAGACGAAAAGAAGAAACTAAGCTTCGGTATGAGAGAGAAATGCAGGCTATTAAGGAGGAAGAGCAGAATTATGAATATGAGTTTCAGTTGTCACAAGCAATTCAGAAATCTATTAACGAGTTGCTTAACGTGAGGGCCCAATTTCGGGGATCACGTACGCCTGCAGATTCGTCTGCGGAAGGTTCCAGCGGTACCAAGGAGGGTGCGCACAGCGCAACCCCTGTTTCCCCTCGGAACAGTTCATTGCCAACTGTTATGTCAAAAGTTACTGTAGCTGAGGCTTCGGCCAGCGCTGTTTCTGGTGCTGAGGCTTCGGCCGAGGCAAGTGATGCCGAGGCTCCGGCTGAGGCAAGTGATGCTGAGGCTTTGGCTAAGGCAAGCGGTGCTGAGGCTGAGGCTGAAGCAAACGATAGCGAGGCTTCGGCCAGGTTAAAGGGAGAAGGTGAGGGAGGAAGTGAGCCAGATGAGGCTATTGCCTCCGGCAATGATGAAGAGTTACATGATAGGCTCCTTGAGGATGATGTCGAAATGAAGGGCAAGACTGACTGTTAA